A genomic region of Micromonospora sp. NBRC 110009 contains the following coding sequences:
- a CDS encoding GNAT family N-acetyltransferase has product MAVLPAAGAPLTTSGYTLLIADDPNLVAAAQRLRHVVFATELGATLHPGSAGLDTDEFDAHCDHLVVLREGTDEVVGTYRLLPPGRTDRRYADAEFDLTALAPLRDDLVEAGRSCVHPDHRSGAVINLMWAGITRYLHLRGSRWLGGCASVPVADGGTAAAEVWAQVTARHLAPPPLRVTPRRPWFAEAPAAADPATRGDGPAGLALSPAARRALVPPLLRGYLRLGAWVCGEPAYDPDFGCADFYILFSLDRLNPRYLRHFLGGEPS; this is encoded by the coding sequence ATGGCCGTTCTGCCCGCCGCTGGCGCACCCCTCACGACCAGCGGGTACACCCTTCTGATCGCCGACGACCCGAACCTGGTCGCGGCCGCGCAACGCCTGCGACACGTGGTGTTCGCCACCGAGCTCGGCGCGACCCTGCACCCGGGCTCCGCCGGCCTCGACACCGACGAGTTCGATGCCCACTGCGACCACCTGGTGGTGCTGCGGGAGGGCACCGACGAGGTGGTCGGCACGTACCGGTTGCTGCCGCCCGGTCGCACCGACCGCCGCTACGCCGACGCCGAGTTCGACCTGACCGCCCTGGCCCCGCTCCGCGACGACCTGGTCGAGGCGGGCCGCTCCTGCGTGCACCCGGACCACCGCTCCGGCGCCGTGATCAACCTGATGTGGGCCGGCATCACCCGCTACCTGCACCTGCGCGGGTCGCGCTGGCTCGGCGGCTGCGCCTCGGTGCCCGTGGCCGACGGCGGGACGGCGGCCGCCGAGGTGTGGGCCCAGGTCACCGCCCGCCATCTCGCGCCGCCGCCGCTGCGGGTGACGCCCCGCCGTCCGTGGTTCGCCGAGGCGCCGGCCGCCGCCGACCCGGCCACGCGCGGCGACGGACCCGCCGGGCTGGCGTTGTCGCCGGCCGCCCGCCGCGCGCTGGTCCCGCCGCTGCTCCGCGGTTACCTGCGGCTCGGCGCCTGGGTCTGCGGGGAGCCGGCGTACGACCCCGACTTCGGCTGCGCCGACTTCTACATCCTCTTCTCGCTGGACCGGCTGAACCCCCGCTACCTGCGGCACTTCCTGGGTGGAGAGCCGTCGTGA
- a CDS encoding lysophospholipid acyltransferase family protein, which translates to MTAGELWRPASGCGPACLPAGTDPAVPLARRVGRLLGVLGMLLAGVGLAALLPLLPARDRRAALRGWARGTLRALGVRLLVRGRPPRRRALLVANHVSWLDILAVLAVAPARMVAKREVRDWPLVGPLAAAAGTVFVDRSRPRDLPATVARVAAALRAGHSVAVFPEGTTWCGEAADCRPARGFRPAVFQAAVDAGVPVVPLRLNYRYAGDPTTLAAFLGEETLWQSVRRVLGARELTVSVGVTAALHPAAGADRRVLARAAESAIHLSPARPAPVGRVRPAHLVTAGGAVPLREVELDLAA; encoded by the coding sequence GTGACCGCCGGCGAGCTGTGGCGGCCGGCGTCGGGCTGCGGCCCGGCGTGCCTGCCGGCCGGCACCGATCCGGCCGTGCCGCTCGCGCGCCGGGTCGGCCGGCTGCTCGGCGTACTCGGGATGCTCCTGGCCGGGGTCGGGCTGGCCGCGCTGCTGCCGCTGCTGCCGGCGCGGGACCGCCGGGCGGCGCTGCGCGGCTGGGCCCGGGGGACGCTGCGCGCCCTCGGCGTGCGGCTGCTGGTCCGGGGCCGGCCGCCGCGCCGGCGGGCCCTGCTGGTCGCCAACCACGTCTCGTGGCTGGACATCCTGGCGGTGCTCGCGGTGGCGCCGGCCCGGATGGTCGCCAAGCGGGAGGTACGCGACTGGCCGCTGGTCGGGCCGCTGGCCGCCGCGGCCGGCACCGTCTTCGTGGACCGGTCCCGCCCGCGCGACCTGCCGGCCACGGTCGCCCGGGTGGCGGCCGCGCTGCGCGCCGGACACTCGGTGGCCGTCTTTCCCGAGGGGACGACCTGGTGCGGCGAGGCGGCCGACTGCCGGCCGGCCCGGGGCTTCCGGCCGGCCGTGTTCCAGGCCGCGGTGGACGCCGGCGTGCCGGTGGTGCCGCTGCGCCTCAACTACCGGTACGCCGGCGACCCCACCACCCTGGCCGCGTTCCTCGGCGAGGAGACGCTGTGGCAGTCGGTCCGCCGGGTGCTCGGCGCCCGGGAGCTGACCGTGTCGGTCGGGGTGACCGCCGCGCTGCATCCGGCCGCCGGGGCGGACCGGCGGGTGCTGGCCCGCGCCGCCGAGTCGGCGATCCACCTGAGCCCGGCCCGGCCGGCGCCGGTCGGTCGGGTCCGGCCCGCCCACCTCGTGACGGCTGGGGGCGCTGTCCCGCTGCGGGAGGTGGAGCTGGATCTCGCCGCCTGA
- a CDS encoding DUF4097 family beta strand repeat-containing protein — MASWTVDSPQRLTLDGPVTRLDVRLISGRLNVVGTDGPARVDVTRVSRQPVLVELRDGRLSVGHERPPRWPGVLWWLGQLGRRFQAEVSIAVPADVLADLHLVDGSLVASGLRRDTRVDVTSGQVTLMGLRGSTTAKVTSGPVEALGVSGDLNLETVSGELILADSAPERVRAHAISGSITCDLDNPKGSEIRLSAISGSITVRVREDSDLTVHLHTTSGRITSGFPQIGGGPGFGAVKDSHGVLGAGAGKLWASATSGSIALLARPVEDADDQEEQP; from the coding sequence ATGGCCAGCTGGACGGTCGACAGTCCGCAGCGGCTCACCCTGGACGGCCCGGTCACCCGGCTGGACGTCCGGCTCATCAGCGGGCGGCTCAACGTGGTCGGCACCGACGGCCCGGCCCGGGTCGACGTCACCCGGGTCAGCCGCCAGCCGGTCCTCGTCGAGCTGCGGGACGGCCGGCTCAGCGTCGGCCACGAGCGGCCACCCCGCTGGCCGGGAGTGCTCTGGTGGCTCGGTCAGCTGGGCCGCCGGTTCCAGGCCGAGGTCTCCATCGCCGTCCCCGCCGACGTGCTGGCCGACCTGCACCTGGTGGACGGTTCGCTGGTCGCCTCCGGGCTGCGCCGGGACACCCGGGTCGACGTCACCTCCGGCCAGGTCACCCTGATGGGGCTGCGCGGTTCCACCACGGCGAAGGTCACCTCGGGGCCGGTGGAGGCGCTCGGCGTGAGCGGAGACCTCAACCTGGAGACCGTCTCCGGCGAGCTGATCCTCGCCGACAGCGCGCCCGAGCGGGTGCGCGCCCACGCGATCTCCGGGTCGATCACCTGCGACCTGGACAATCCGAAGGGCAGCGAGATCCGGCTCAGCGCCATCTCCGGCAGCATCACCGTCCGGGTCCGCGAGGACAGCGACCTCACCGTCCACCTGCACACCACCTCCGGCCGGATCACCAGCGGCTTCCCCCAGATCGGCGGCGGGCCCGGGTTCGGTGCGGTGAAGGACAGCCACGGAGTCCTCGGCGCGGGCGCGGGTAAGCTCTGGGCGTCCGCGACCTCCGGCAGCATCGCGCTGCTCGCCCGGCCCGTCGAGGACGCCGACGACCAGGAGGAGCAGCCGTGA
- a CDS encoding PadR family transcriptional regulator, whose product MTAVFSHGRLRLYLLKLLDDGPKHGYELIRLLEDRFLGLYAPSAGTIYPRLQRLEVEGLVTHTAAGGRKVYEITEAGRAELRQRAGELATLESDITASVEDLSALAGEIQTEVRGSVRDLKRELREAARQTRRNRWEAPPTPTRPTRANGGPTTAAESPLLAEFDQRLAAFTVEVGALVRAGRLTDTQLRTAIRLLDGALDGLRRLLR is encoded by the coding sequence GTGACCGCCGTGTTCAGTCACGGGCGGCTCCGGCTCTACCTGCTCAAGCTCCTCGATGACGGCCCGAAGCACGGCTACGAGCTGATCCGGCTGCTGGAGGACCGCTTCCTCGGGCTCTACGCGCCGAGCGCCGGCACCATCTACCCGCGGCTGCAACGCCTCGAGGTGGAGGGGCTGGTCACCCACACCGCGGCCGGCGGCCGCAAGGTGTACGAGATCACCGAGGCAGGCCGCGCGGAGTTGCGGCAACGCGCCGGCGAGCTGGCCACCCTGGAGTCCGACATCACCGCCTCCGTCGAGGACCTCTCCGCCCTGGCCGGGGAGATCCAGACCGAGGTACGCGGCTCCGTGCGGGACCTCAAGCGGGAGCTGCGCGAGGCGGCCCGGCAGACCCGGCGGAACCGCTGGGAGGCGCCGCCCACGCCCACCCGCCCCACCCGGGCCAACGGCGGCCCGACCACCGCCGCCGAGTCGCCCCTGCTCGCCGAGTTCGACCAGCGGCTCGCCGCGTTCACCGTCGAGGTCGGCGCGCTGGTCCGGGCCGGCCGGCTCACCGACACCCAGCTCCGGACGGCCATCCGGCTGCTGGACGGCGCGCTGGACGGGCTGCGCCGGCTGCTCCGCTAG
- a CDS encoding response regulator transcription factor, with product MVATQTEARLLVVEDDPNILELLSASLRFAGFDVATATSGSAALNAAKDHRPDLVVLDVMLPDLDGFEVIRMLREGGTRTPVVFLTARDATDDKIRGLTLGGDDYVTKPFSLEELTARIRAVLRRTATGEHAPSRLTFADLELDEETHEVHRAGQRVQLSPTEFKLLRYLMLNANRVLSKAQILDHVWNYDFRGDDNIVESYISYLRRKVDNTQPRLIHTLRGVGYVLRKPAA from the coding sequence ATGGTGGCTACCCAGACCGAGGCCCGACTGCTCGTCGTCGAGGACGATCCGAACATCCTCGAACTGCTCTCCGCGAGCCTGCGTTTCGCGGGCTTCGACGTCGCCACCGCGACCAGCGGCAGCGCGGCGTTGAACGCCGCCAAGGACCACCGGCCCGATCTGGTCGTCCTCGACGTGATGTTGCCCGACCTGGACGGCTTCGAGGTCATCCGGATGCTGCGCGAGGGCGGCACCCGCACCCCGGTGGTCTTCCTGACCGCGCGGGACGCCACCGACGACAAGATCCGTGGGCTCACCCTGGGCGGCGACGACTACGTCACCAAGCCGTTCAGCCTGGAGGAGCTGACCGCCCGGATCCGGGCGGTGCTGCGGCGCACCGCCACCGGTGAGCACGCCCCCTCCCGGCTCACCTTCGCCGACCTGGAGCTGGACGAGGAGACCCACGAGGTGCACCGGGCCGGCCAGCGGGTGCAGCTCTCGCCGACCGAGTTCAAGCTGCTGCGCTACCTGATGCTCAACGCCAACCGGGTGCTCTCCAAGGCGCAGATCCTCGACCACGTCTGGAACTACGACTTCCGCGGCGACGACAACATCGTCGAGTCCTACATCTCCTACCTGCGGCGCAAGGTCGACAACACCCAGCCCCGGCTGATCCACACCCTGCGCGGGGTCGGCTACGTGCTGCGCAAGCCCGCGGCGTGA
- a CDS encoding HAMP domain-containing sensor histidine kinase: protein MNAVHDAKGWLRSIPLRVKLVTAVLALVAAALVVISSLTTYFLRNYLISQVDGELRASQRTLESAVAEPHEGGLGIPTDYLLVATNPDTGAVLFSRYDTSRFRPADLPSWPSDATGFARMSDEPFTARARDSSVRWRMLYTQLPNGQMVAIGQNLTDVDSAVKQLAWIDLLVGGAVLIIMASVGAGIVRTSLKPLVEIERTAAAIAGGDLTRRVPDPEEGRACPTSELGRLSRALNAMLAQIEAAFTARAASEAAARTAEVGARDAAAAAQASEARARRSEERMRQFIADASHELRTPLTTIRGFAELYRQGAARQPEQTAGLLRRIEDEAARMGLLVEDLLLLARMDRERPITLAPVELPVLASDAVQAARAVDPERPIELEVEPGAGALVVLGDDARLRQVIGNLVTNALTHTPPDAAVTLRLRVEPGNLAVVEVADTGPGLTPEQAERVFERFYRVDAARTRRAGGPTSTGLGLAIVAALVSAHHGTVEVAETPGGGATFRVKLPLLPATPDSGE from the coding sequence GTGAACGCCGTCCACGACGCGAAGGGGTGGCTGCGCAGCATTCCGCTGCGGGTCAAGCTGGTCACTGCCGTGCTCGCCCTGGTGGCTGCGGCGCTTGTCGTGATCAGCTCGCTGACCACCTACTTCCTCCGCAACTATCTGATCAGTCAGGTCGACGGCGAGCTGCGGGCCTCACAGCGCACGCTGGAGAGCGCCGTCGCCGAGCCGCACGAGGGTGGGCTCGGCATTCCGACCGACTATCTGCTCGTTGCCACCAACCCGGACACCGGGGCAGTGCTCTTCTCGCGTTACGACACCTCCCGGTTCCGCCCGGCAGACCTCCCATCCTGGCCGAGCGACGCGACCGGATTCGCCCGGATGAGCGACGAACCCTTCACCGCCCGGGCACGCGACAGTTCGGTTCGCTGGCGGATGCTCTACACCCAGCTCCCGAACGGTCAGATGGTCGCCATCGGGCAAAACCTCACCGACGTCGACTCGGCGGTCAAGCAGTTGGCCTGGATCGACCTGCTGGTGGGCGGAGCGGTGCTGATCATCATGGCCTCGGTCGGTGCGGGCATCGTGCGTACCAGCCTCAAGCCGCTCGTGGAGATCGAGCGGACGGCGGCGGCCATCGCCGGCGGCGACCTGACCCGCCGGGTGCCCGACCCGGAGGAGGGCCGGGCCTGTCCCACCTCCGAGCTGGGCCGGCTCTCCCGCGCGCTGAACGCGATGCTCGCCCAGATCGAGGCGGCCTTCACCGCCCGGGCGGCGTCCGAGGCGGCGGCCCGGACCGCGGAGGTCGGCGCCCGGGACGCCGCGGCCGCCGCGCAGGCGTCCGAGGCGCGGGCCCGCCGCTCGGAGGAGCGGATGCGGCAGTTCATCGCGGACGCCTCGCACGAGCTGCGCACCCCGCTGACCACGATCCGGGGCTTCGCCGAGCTCTACCGGCAGGGCGCGGCCCGCCAACCGGAGCAGACCGCCGGCCTGCTGCGCCGGATCGAGGACGAGGCGGCCCGGATGGGGCTGCTGGTGGAGGACCTGCTGCTGCTCGCCCGGATGGACCGCGAACGGCCGATCACCCTGGCGCCGGTGGAGCTGCCGGTGCTGGCCTCCGACGCGGTCCAGGCCGCCCGGGCGGTCGACCCGGAGCGCCCGATCGAGTTGGAGGTCGAGCCCGGGGCCGGTGCGCTGGTGGTGCTCGGCGACGACGCCCGGCTGCGCCAGGTGATCGGCAACCTGGTGACCAACGCGCTCACCCACACCCCGCCGGACGCCGCGGTGACCCTGCGGCTGCGCGTCGAGCCGGGCAACCTGGCCGTGGTGGAGGTGGCGGACACCGGCCCGGGGCTCACCCCGGAGCAGGCCGAGCGGGTCTTCGAACGGTTCTACCGGGTGGACGCCGCCCGGACCCGGCGGGCCGGCGGGCCGACCAGCACCGGCCTCGGGCTGGCCATCGTCGCCGCGCTGGTCTCCGCCCACCACGGGACGGTCGAGGTGGCCGAGACGCCGGGCGGCGGGGCGACCTTCCGGGTCAAGCTGCCGCTGCTGCCGGCGACGCCGGACTCGGGCGAGTGA
- a CDS encoding trypsin-like peptidase domain-containing protein — protein sequence MTDHETDPQRSPAPADAEPSHPTAELPRTGSGQSDSTTELPRTADGQPQTSASPAAAPVPADSPAAGTPAPTVSDAGHTAAPIAFDPGRAEMPIQPTSPYAPPAATPSAPPYQPQQSWYGGQQQGGWAQQGGYAPHGAGPVPPYQPHQPYPGGQPHQPGAPVPPWVPQHQPARPSRAGKFVGAGALALALMLGSGVAGGALALAVGGHTTVTRTYSAAPVINSADLPKIAAAVQDSIVTIMTDSGEGSGVILSADGYVLTNNHVVASASGDTVKVVFADGKTAQAKIVGTDPKTDLGVVKASGVSNLKAAKFGDSDAMQVGDQVLALGSPLGLQGSVTAGILSARDRTIQAGEGGQQQQEPQQAGSSISGLLQTDAPINPGNSGGALVNTRGEVIGINTAIATAGQGSNGNIGVGFAIPSNKAKDVAEKLQRGEKISHPSLGVSVTGAEDGGALVSDVVAGSAAEKAGLQRGDVVTKFGDKAINDSNDLVGAVQAGKVGDRVEVQFKRNGSTQTATVTLAETS from the coding sequence ATGACCGACCACGAGACCGACCCGCAGCGGTCGCCGGCTCCCGCCGACGCCGAGCCGTCGCACCCCACCGCCGAGCTGCCCCGCACCGGAAGCGGGCAGTCGGACTCCACGACCGAGCTGCCGCGTACCGCTGACGGGCAGCCGCAGACCTCCGCCAGCCCGGCCGCCGCGCCGGTTCCGGCCGACTCCCCGGCCGCCGGAACCCCCGCCCCGACCGTTTCCGACGCCGGCCACACCGCAGCGCCGATCGCCTTCGACCCGGGCCGCGCCGAGATGCCGATCCAGCCCACCAGCCCGTACGCGCCGCCGGCGGCCACCCCGTCGGCCCCGCCGTACCAGCCGCAGCAGTCCTGGTACGGGGGTCAGCAGCAGGGCGGCTGGGCGCAGCAGGGCGGCTACGCCCCGCACGGCGCCGGGCCGGTCCCGCCCTACCAGCCGCACCAGCCGTACCCGGGTGGGCAGCCGCACCAGCCTGGCGCGCCGGTTCCGCCGTGGGTCCCGCAGCACCAGCCGGCCCGGCCGAGCCGGGCGGGCAAGTTCGTCGGCGCGGGCGCCCTGGCGCTGGCCCTGATGCTCGGCTCCGGCGTGGCCGGCGGCGCCCTGGCGCTCGCCGTGGGCGGACACACCACCGTCACCCGCACCTACTCGGCGGCGCCGGTGATCAACAGCGCCGACCTGCCGAAGATCGCGGCCGCCGTCCAGGACAGCATCGTCACGATCATGACGGACAGCGGTGAGGGCTCCGGGGTGATCCTCAGCGCCGACGGGTACGTGCTGACCAACAACCACGTGGTCGCCTCCGCCAGCGGCGACACGGTGAAGGTCGTCTTCGCCGACGGCAAGACCGCCCAGGCGAAGATCGTCGGCACCGACCCGAAGACCGACCTGGGCGTGGTCAAGGCCAGCGGGGTGAGCAACCTCAAGGCGGCCAAGTTCGGCGACAGCGACGCCATGCAGGTCGGCGACCAGGTGCTCGCCCTGGGCAGCCCGCTCGGCCTGCAGGGCTCCGTCACGGCCGGCATCCTCAGCGCCCGCGACCGCACCATCCAGGCCGGCGAGGGCGGCCAGCAGCAGCAGGAGCCGCAGCAGGCCGGCAGCTCGATCTCCGGCCTGCTCCAGACCGACGCCCCGATCAACCCGGGCAACTCCGGCGGCGCGCTGGTCAACACCCGGGGCGAGGTGATCGGCATCAACACCGCGATCGCCACCGCCGGGCAGGGCAGCAACGGCAACATCGGGGTCGGCTTCGCCATCCCGAGCAACAAGGCGAAGGACGTCGCCGAGAAGCTCCAGCGCGGCGAGAAGATCAGCCACCCGTCCCTCGGGGTCAGCGTGACCGGCGCGGAGGACGGCGGCGCACTCGTCTCCGACGTGGTTGCGGGCAGTGCCGCCGAGAAGGCCGGCCTCCAGCGCGGCGACGTGGTCACCAAGTTCGGCGACAAGGCGATCAACGACTCCAACGACCTGGTGGGCGCCGTCCAGGCCGGCAAGGTCGGGGACCGGGTCGAGGTGCAGTTCAAGCGGAACGGATCGACCCAGACCGCAACCGTGACGCTCGCCGAGACGTCATAA
- a CDS encoding BON domain-containing protein, whose translation MTTTTAVRTDQEIQRDVLAELDWDAQTRPTEIGVTVADGVVTLTGQVDSYARRWAAERCAHRVRGVRAVASDLEVLLPAAEERTDADIAIAASRALEWDSYVPAERLDVTVADGWVMLRGEVEFGFQRRTAERELRRLRGVRGVTNLVEVRPPTPPSDEQNRRDLQRVLFRRTGTERIDVQVTGDTVVLDGVVRSWWQREEAERAAWATPGVREVHVRLVVAG comes from the coding sequence ATGACCACCACCACCGCCGTCCGTACCGACCAGGAGATCCAGCGGGACGTGCTCGCCGAGCTCGACTGGGACGCGCAGACCCGGCCCACCGAGATCGGGGTGACCGTGGCCGACGGCGTGGTCACGTTGACCGGCCAGGTGGACAGCTATGCCCGACGCTGGGCGGCCGAGCGCTGCGCCCACCGGGTACGCGGGGTCCGCGCCGTCGCCAGCGACCTCGAGGTGCTCCTGCCGGCCGCCGAGGAGCGCACCGACGCCGACATCGCCATCGCGGCCAGCCGGGCGCTGGAGTGGGACAGCTACGTCCCCGCCGAGCGGCTGGACGTGACCGTGGCCGACGGCTGGGTCATGCTCCGCGGCGAGGTCGAGTTCGGCTTCCAGCGGCGTACCGCCGAGCGGGAGCTGCGCCGGCTGCGTGGCGTACGCGGGGTGACCAACCTCGTCGAGGTGCGTCCGCCCACCCCGCCCAGCGACGAGCAGAACCGCCGCGACCTGCAACGGGTGCTCTTCCGACGGACCGGCACGGAACGGATCGACGTGCAGGTCACCGGCGACACGGTGGTCCTCGACGGCGTGGTCCGCTCCTGGTGGCAGCGGGAGGAGGCGGAACGCGCCGCCTGGGCCACCCCGGGGGTACGCGAGGTGCACGTCCGGCTCGTGGTGGCCGGCTGA
- a CDS encoding glycosyltransferase family 4 protein, protein MNHLTSDRSRARPLRIATVVPPWLSVPPPGYGGLEHVVAGLLNALVDRGHAVTVFGAGPDHGTAADYVSTCADLQYERLGEALPELAHLAHVSRLVSPEDFDVIHDHTTIGPLVSGRRRVPTVATVHGNPVGEFGTVLSNTDPGVGLVAISHAQRRSNPDLPWVGTVHNAMPLRDLPQKRNPGQGPVLWLARFSPDKGPDVAIRACRAAGLPLTLAGKCNEPAERRYFEQVVEPLLGEDVSVVINADREATVRLLLDARCLIMPIQWDEPFGMVMVEAMATGTPVVALRRGAVPELVRPGLTGLVCDRAEDLPAALRESSRLDPADCVAHVAENFSVERMAIGYESVFRNFLASRARHQPGPREAARVAAR, encoded by the coding sequence GTGAATCACCTGACCTCGGACCGTTCGCGGGCCCGGCCGTTGCGGATCGCCACGGTGGTCCCGCCCTGGCTTTCCGTGCCGCCGCCCGGCTACGGCGGCCTGGAGCACGTGGTGGCCGGGCTGCTCAACGCGCTGGTCGACCGGGGCCACGCGGTGACCGTCTTCGGTGCCGGCCCGGACCACGGCACCGCGGCCGACTACGTCTCCACCTGTGCGGACCTCCAGTACGAACGGCTGGGCGAGGCCCTGCCCGAGCTGGCCCACCTGGCCCACGTCAGCCGGCTCGTCTCCCCCGAGGACTTCGACGTCATCCACGACCACACCACCATCGGCCCGCTGGTCTCCGGCCGCCGTCGGGTGCCCACCGTGGCCACCGTGCACGGCAACCCGGTGGGGGAGTTCGGCACCGTGCTCAGCAACACCGATCCCGGGGTGGGGCTGGTCGCGATCTCGCACGCCCAGCGCCGGTCCAACCCCGACCTGCCCTGGGTGGGGACCGTGCACAACGCGATGCCGTTGCGGGATCTCCCGCAGAAGCGGAACCCCGGCCAGGGACCGGTGCTCTGGCTCGCCCGGTTCAGCCCGGACAAGGGCCCGGACGTGGCGATCCGCGCCTGCCGGGCGGCGGGCCTGCCGCTCACCCTGGCCGGCAAGTGCAACGAGCCGGCCGAACGCCGCTACTTCGAGCAGGTGGTCGAGCCGTTGCTGGGCGAGGACGTGAGCGTCGTCATCAACGCCGACCGGGAGGCGACCGTCCGGCTGCTGCTCGACGCCCGCTGCCTGATCATGCCGATCCAGTGGGACGAGCCGTTCGGCATGGTCATGGTGGAGGCGATGGCGACCGGCACGCCGGTGGTGGCGCTGCGCCGGGGCGCGGTGCCGGAACTGGTCCGCCCCGGGCTGACCGGGCTGGTCTGCGACCGGGCCGAGGACCTGCCGGCGGCGCTGCGCGAGTCGTCCCGCCTGGACCCTGCCGACTGCGTGGCACACGTCGCGGAGAACTTCTCGGTGGAGCGGATGGCCATCGGCTACGAATCCGTCTTCCGCAACTTCCTGGCCTCCCGCGCGCGGCATCAGCCCGGGCCCCGGGAGGCCGCCCGGGTCGCCGCCCGCTGA
- a CDS encoding patatin-like phospholipase family protein has translation MAGGPVAFVLGGGGVLGAVEVGMLRALFRARIRPDMVLGTSIGAVNGALVAADPTEAVTDRLVRLWASPEASEVYGDSVARQLRRFAARTHLHSPRPLRRLLENELGEETTFADLKVPFRCCAANIERAAEHWFHSGPLVPAVLASASVPGLLPPTQIDGQHYIDGGVVNSIPVGEAVAAGAKQIFVLQVGRIERELSPPRRPWEIAQVAFEIARRHRFAREMAALPEDVEVHVLPTGGSGPREDSPWAYRDMAAVGRRISRAYTASRRYLDNQLER, from the coding sequence ATGGCAGGCGGTCCGGTGGCGTTCGTGCTCGGCGGCGGGGGAGTGCTCGGCGCGGTCGAGGTGGGCATGCTGCGTGCCCTGTTCCGGGCCCGGATCCGGCCGGACATGGTGCTCGGCACCTCGATCGGCGCGGTCAACGGCGCGCTGGTCGCCGCCGACCCGACCGAGGCGGTCACCGACCGGCTGGTCCGGCTCTGGGCCTCGCCCGAGGCCAGCGAGGTGTACGGCGACTCGGTCGCCCGCCAGCTGCGCCGCTTCGCCGCGCGGACCCACCTGCACTCGCCCCGGCCGCTGCGCAGGCTGCTGGAGAACGAGCTGGGCGAGGAGACCACCTTCGCCGACCTGAAGGTGCCGTTCCGCTGCTGCGCCGCGAACATCGAGCGCGCCGCCGAGCACTGGTTCCACAGTGGGCCGCTGGTGCCGGCGGTGCTCGCCTCCGCCTCGGTGCCCGGGCTGCTGCCGCCCACCCAGATCGACGGCCAGCACTACATCGACGGTGGGGTGGTGAACTCGATCCCGGTCGGCGAGGCGGTCGCCGCCGGCGCGAAGCAGATCTTCGTCCTCCAGGTGGGCCGGATCGAGCGCGAGCTGTCCCCGCCCCGCCGCCCCTGGGAGATCGCCCAGGTGGCGTTCGAGATCGCCCGGCGGCACCGGTTCGCCCGGGAGATGGCGGCCCTGCCCGAGGACGTGGAGGTGCACGTGCTTCCCACCGGCGGCTCTGGGCCGCGCGAGGACAGCCCGTGGGCGTACCGCGACATGGCGGCGGTGGGGCGGCGGATCAGTCGTGCGTACACCGCCTCCCGCCGCTACCTGGACAACCAGCTGGAGCGCTGA